The following proteins come from a genomic window of Nocardioides albertanoniae:
- the smpB gene encoding SsrA-binding protein SmpB — protein MAKEQGRKMIAQNKKARHDYHIEDTYEAGMVLQGTEVKSLREGRASLVDGFVDIDRGEAWIHGIHIPEYLNGTWTNHSARRKRKLLLHRIEIDKIERKISEKGLTVVPLALYFLNGRAKVEIGVAKGKKAWDKRNTIAERTARREAEAEVGRKLKGMKG, from the coding sequence ATGGCGAAGGAGCAGGGGCGCAAGATGATCGCGCAGAACAAGAAGGCGCGACACGACTATCACATCGAGGACACCTACGAGGCCGGCATGGTCCTGCAGGGCACCGAGGTGAAGTCGCTGCGTGAGGGGCGCGCGTCGCTCGTCGACGGCTTCGTCGACATCGACCGCGGAGAGGCCTGGATCCACGGGATCCACATCCCCGAATACCTCAACGGCACCTGGACCAACCACTCCGCCCGCCGCAAGCGCAAGCTGCTCCTGCACCGCATCGAGATCGACAAGATCGAGCGCAAGATCTCCGAGAAGGGGCTCACCGTCGTCCCGCTCGCGCTCTACTTCCTGAACGGTCGCGCCAAGGTCGAGATCGGCGTCGCCAAGGGCAAGAAGGCGTGGGACAAGCGCAACACCATCGCCGAGCGTACGGCCCGCCGCGAGGCCGAGGCCGAGGTCGGCCGCAAGCTCAAGGGGATGAAGGGCTGA
- a CDS encoding serine hydrolase domain-containing protein has product MRARLGLVAALAAVLASSTAMVPSAAYAGEDRDALQRRLDDVVPAGAIGALAEVRTDRGVWRGTSGVAEIGTSREVPVRGSFRAGSVMKSFLATVVLQLVGEGRLRLDDSIERWLPGVVPGGDRITLRQLLAHTSGLYDVVRTLPLPPDPRFVENRWHTWSATDLIERGLAQPPTHAPGAAFSYTSTGYLLLGQVVEEVTGATYAAEIERRIIGPLHLRHTMLPGTSPWIPRPHPHGYAQVEGAAELVDVTEMNPSLFGAAGEIVSSAGDLNRFFAALLGGRLLPARLLAEMKTPGIPGETYGLGLRWEDTSCGVPVYGHDGDAVAYQTWSFVTADGRRQATLAVTRSYEGDADDAAAEFIDQALCG; this is encoded by the coding sequence GTGCGAGCGAGACTCGGGTTGGTGGCTGCGCTGGCCGCGGTGCTGGCGTCGTCGACGGCGATGGTGCCGTCGGCCGCGTACGCCGGTGAGGATCGAGACGCCCTGCAGCGGCGTCTCGACGACGTCGTTCCCGCCGGCGCGATCGGTGCGCTCGCGGAGGTGCGCACCGATCGGGGCGTCTGGCGGGGCACCAGCGGGGTCGCCGAGATCGGCACGTCACGTGAGGTGCCGGTGAGGGGCAGCTTCCGGGCCGGCAGCGTCATGAAGTCGTTCCTGGCCACCGTCGTGCTGCAGCTCGTGGGCGAAGGCAGGCTTCGGCTCGACGACTCGATCGAGCGATGGCTGCCCGGGGTGGTGCCCGGAGGCGACCGGATCACGCTGCGCCAGCTGCTCGCACACACGAGCGGCCTCTACGACGTCGTTCGGACCCTGCCCCTGCCGCCCGACCCGCGGTTCGTCGAGAACCGGTGGCACACCTGGAGCGCGACGGACCTGATCGAGCGCGGGCTCGCGCAGCCGCCGACACATGCTCCCGGGGCGGCCTTCTCCTACACCAGCACCGGTTATCTGCTGCTCGGCCAGGTGGTCGAGGAGGTGACTGGAGCGACCTACGCCGCCGAGATCGAGCGACGGATCATCGGGCCGCTCCACCTGCGGCACACCATGCTGCCCGGCACGTCGCCGTGGATCCCTCGGCCCCATCCGCACGGCTATGCGCAGGTCGAGGGCGCGGCCGAGCTCGTCGACGTCACCGAGATGAACCCGTCGCTCTTCGGGGCAGCCGGCGAGATCGTCTCCTCGGCCGGCGACCTGAACCGGTTCTTCGCCGCGCTGCTCGGTGGACGCCTGCTCCCGGCTCGCCTGCTCGCGGAGATGAAGACGCCCGGGATCCCGGGGGAGACGTACGGCCTCGGCCTGCGGTGGGAGGACACCTCCTGCGGTGTGCCCGTCTACGGCCACGACGGTGACGCCGTGGCCTACCAGACCTGGTCGTTCGTGACCGCGGACGGTCGACGCCAGGCGACGCTCGCGGTGACCCGGAGCTACGAGGGGGACGCCGACGACGCGGCAGCGGAGTTCATCGACCAGGCGTTGTGCGGCTGA
- a CDS encoding M23 family metallopeptidase has protein sequence MAAAVLLSPAPPSSADEKDRLEKEKREVQQSQKAAEEDLEHSSAGLREASATYAAAQKKLDGARTRLEQLNTRLGEVQAAHTRLEAELSEQKALLAQAREQLAEGEAEVKAQREEMRDEILTRFTGGDPRLSQAATLLSGGSVDDLMRQQTYADAAAAGQDATLQRMEATETMLVVREGEVQKATAAIAAKEKKARELVAEVDSLRDQAARAHTEMSALTQKAARAKQSAEAAKAADAAELKKLQGEESSLRQKIRALAAAGADRNVGSVGGLFAAPVADTYITSPYGVRKHPIYGYVALHNGTDFHAPCGRPLQAVGSGRIISTAFSSVWGNRLHLFLGNVNGHSYTAVYNHISSYAKRSGTVGRGETVAFAGTTGWSTACHLHFTMLRDGTPVDPMPLIGG, from the coding sequence GTGGCGGCTGCCGTGCTGCTCTCGCCCGCGCCGCCGTCCTCCGCCGACGAGAAGGACCGCCTGGAGAAGGAGAAGCGAGAGGTCCAGCAGAGCCAGAAGGCTGCCGAGGAGGACCTCGAGCACTCCAGCGCCGGTCTGCGCGAGGCATCGGCGACGTACGCCGCGGCTCAGAAGAAGCTCGACGGGGCCCGCACACGGCTCGAGCAGCTCAACACCCGCCTCGGTGAGGTGCAGGCCGCCCACACCCGGCTGGAGGCCGAGCTGAGCGAGCAGAAGGCGCTGCTCGCGCAGGCACGCGAGCAGCTCGCCGAGGGCGAGGCCGAGGTGAAGGCTCAGCGCGAGGAGATGCGCGACGAGATCCTGACCCGGTTCACCGGGGGAGACCCGCGGCTCTCCCAGGCCGCGACGCTCCTCTCCGGCGGCTCGGTAGACGACCTGATGCGCCAGCAGACGTACGCCGACGCGGCCGCCGCCGGCCAGGACGCCACCCTGCAGCGAATGGAGGCGACCGAGACGATGCTCGTCGTGCGCGAGGGCGAGGTGCAGAAGGCGACGGCGGCGATCGCGGCCAAGGAGAAGAAGGCGCGCGAGCTGGTCGCCGAGGTCGACTCGCTGCGGGACCAGGCTGCGCGCGCCCACACCGAGATGTCGGCGCTGACGCAGAAGGCGGCCCGGGCGAAGCAGTCGGCGGAGGCGGCGAAGGCGGCCGATGCCGCCGAGCTGAAGAAGCTGCAGGGCGAGGAGTCGTCGCTGCGCCAGAAGATCCGGGCGCTCGCGGCGGCCGGCGCCGACCGCAACGTCGGGTCGGTCGGCGGCCTGTTCGCGGCCCCCGTGGCAGACACCTACATCACCTCTCCCTACGGCGTACGCAAGCACCCGATCTACGGCTACGTCGCGCTGCACAACGGCACCGACTTCCACGCCCCCTGCGGTCGTCCGCTGCAGGCCGTCGGGTCGGGCCGGATCATCTCGACCGCGTTCTCGAGCGTGTGGGGCAACCGGCTCCACCTGTTCCTCGGCAACGTCAACGGCCACTCCTACACCGCCGTCTACAACCACATCTCCAGCTATGCGAAGCGCTCGGGCACCGTCGGTCGTGGGGAGACCGTCGCCTTCGCCGGCACCACCGGCTGGTCCACCGCCTGCCACCTGCACTTCACGATGCTGCGCGACGGCACGCCCGTCGACCCGATGCCTCTCATCGGCGGCTGA
- the ftsX gene encoding permease-like cell division protein FtsX, with translation MQLRYVFTELQQGLRRNLSMHVAVALTLLVSLTLAGVGLLLREQAQLTEEVWGDELQITLYLCNGANDRNPHCAGAVDDSQKEVITAALDDNRYVDKVEEESQKQAYERLQALDVEGVSGPDPVVKSSDMWESYWVTMTDPHHSAEIIEAVAGLDGVDHVGDVHEVTGPILAAVDGLQSAALVGAIVLVIAALLLVANTIRLAAFARRREIGIMRLVGASTLYIALPFLLESLVVALVGIALSGVALASVMYFGVEQRLSATSVTQWVGWEEFFSSFAIVAVLGILLTLVPTLLLTRKYIKV, from the coding sequence ATGCAGCTGCGTTACGTTTTCACCGAGCTCCAGCAGGGGCTCCGCCGCAACCTGTCGATGCACGTCGCGGTGGCCCTGACCCTGCTCGTCTCGCTCACTCTGGCCGGCGTCGGGCTCCTGCTGCGCGAGCAGGCCCAGCTCACCGAGGAGGTCTGGGGCGACGAGCTGCAGATCACCCTCTACCTGTGCAACGGCGCCAACGACCGCAACCCGCACTGTGCCGGCGCCGTCGACGACAGCCAGAAGGAAGTCATCACCGCCGCCCTCGACGACAACAGGTATGTCGACAAGGTCGAGGAGGAGAGCCAGAAGCAGGCCTACGAGCGGCTGCAGGCTCTCGATGTCGAAGGCGTCAGTGGCCCCGACCCGGTGGTGAAGTCCAGTGACATGTGGGAGTCCTACTGGGTCACGATGACCGACCCGCACCATTCCGCCGAGATCATCGAGGCGGTGGCGGGCCTCGACGGAGTCGACCATGTCGGTGACGTCCACGAGGTCACCGGGCCCATCCTCGCGGCTGTCGACGGGCTGCAGAGTGCGGCGCTCGTCGGTGCGATCGTGCTGGTCATCGCCGCCCTGCTGCTGGTCGCCAACACCATCCGGCTGGCGGCGTTCGCCCGCCGCAGGGAGATCGGGATCATGCGCCTGGTCGGTGCCTCCACGCTCTATATCGCGCTGCCCTTCCTCCTGGAGTCGCTGGTGGTGGCGCTGGTCGGCATCGCGCTGTCCGGGGTCGCGCTGGCCTCGGTGATGTACTTCGGCGTCGAGCAGCGGCTCTCCGCCACCTCGGTGACCCAGTGGGTCGGCTGGGAGGAGTTCTTCAGCTCCTTCGCGATCGTCGCCGTGCTGGGCATCCTGCTCACCCTGGTGCCGACACTCCTGCTCACGAGGAAATACATCAAGGTCTGA
- the ftsE gene encoding cell division ATP-binding protein FtsE has product MIRFEKVSKAYPGQARPALNSLSIDIQKGEFVFLVGQSGSGKSTALKLMLREQRPTSGRVYVAGKEINRLAGWKVPRLRRQVGTIFQDFRLLANKTVAENVAFAMQVTGHSSREIRQRVPETLELVGLDGKGERMPDELSGGEQQRVAVARAFINRPMILIADEPTGNLDPTNTVGIMRLLDRINRSGTTIVMATHDVTMVDQMRKRVIELEHGHVVRDQVQGGYGAQF; this is encoded by the coding sequence GTGATCCGCTTCGAGAAGGTCAGCAAGGCCTATCCAGGGCAGGCACGACCTGCCCTCAACAGCCTGTCGATCGACATCCAGAAGGGGGAGTTCGTCTTCCTCGTGGGCCAGTCGGGCTCGGGAAAGTCGACGGCGCTCAAGCTGATGCTGCGCGAGCAGCGCCCGACCAGCGGTCGGGTCTACGTCGCCGGCAAGGAGATCAACCGGCTCGCCGGCTGGAAGGTGCCGCGGCTGCGTCGCCAGGTCGGCACGATCTTCCAGGACTTCCGTCTCCTCGCCAACAAGACCGTCGCCGAGAACGTCGCGTTCGCGATGCAGGTCACCGGTCACTCCAGCCGTGAGATCCGGCAGCGCGTGCCGGAGACGCTCGAGCTGGTCGGGCTCGACGGCAAGGGCGAGCGGATGCCCGACGAGCTCTCCGGTGGTGAGCAGCAGCGAGTGGCCGTCGCCCGGGCCTTCATCAACCGGCCGATGATCCTCATCGCCGACGAGCCGACCGGAAACCTCGACCCCACGAACACCGTCGGCATCATGCGTCTGCTCGACCGCATCAACCGGTCCGGCACCACCATCGTGATGGCGACCCACGACGTCACCATGGTCGACCAGATGCGTAAGCGCGTCATCGAGCTCGAGCACGGACATGTCGTCCGCGACCAGGTCCAGGGTGGCTACGGTGCCCAATTCTGA
- a CDS encoding alpha/beta fold hydrolase, whose translation MTIELMPVPTRTRLPLPGRGATYVYDVHGPEHGVPMVLLHELGGTAKRWRSVIPRLAAAHRTYAFDLRGHGETDWASEYSLRLIADDIIVAMDELGISGAVLVGHSAGSVVALLVAMHRPDLVAGLVIEDGAPPSSERDRKRPGRLGKPVAHDWECVAALMVEATIRDEWMWEQLSVLPMPTLVVAGGGNSHIPRAELEDVARRIPISDLVCFDVGHFVHRNQPAEFAETVLSWIASRVGSPSLRTPPARRQELL comes from the coding sequence GTGACGATTGAACTGATGCCGGTGCCCACGCGCACCAGGCTGCCGCTGCCGGGCCGAGGGGCGACGTACGTCTATGACGTGCACGGCCCTGAGCACGGAGTCCCGATGGTCCTGCTGCACGAGCTCGGGGGCACCGCGAAGCGGTGGCGGAGCGTCATACCCAGACTTGCCGCGGCTCACCGCACCTACGCCTTCGACCTGCGCGGCCACGGCGAGACGGACTGGGCCTCGGAATACTCCCTCCGGCTCATCGCCGACGACATCATCGTCGCGATGGACGAGCTCGGCATCTCCGGTGCGGTCCTCGTCGGCCACTCCGCCGGGAGCGTCGTCGCGCTGCTGGTGGCCATGCACCGGCCCGATCTGGTCGCCGGCCTGGTCATCGAGGACGGTGCGCCGCCGTCGTCCGAGCGTGATCGCAAGCGGCCCGGGCGTCTGGGCAAGCCGGTCGCCCACGACTGGGAGTGCGTCGCGGCGCTGATGGTCGAGGCCACGATCCGCGACGAGTGGATGTGGGAGCAGCTCAGCGTGCTGCCGATGCCGACCCTGGTGGTCGCGGGCGGCGGCAACAGCCATATCCCTCGGGCCGAGCTCGAGGACGTCGCCCGGCGGATCCCGATCTCCGACCTGGTCTGCTTCGACGTCGGTCACTTCGTGCACCGCAACCAGCCCGCCGAGTTCGCCGAGACCGTCTTGTCGTGGATCGCGTCGCGGGTGGGATCCCCATCCCTAAGGACCCCACCCGCTCGCCGACAGGAACTGCTCTGA
- the prfB gene encoding peptide chain release factor 2, which translates to MAGPEFDTEIKQLQATMQTIGQVLDLDAMRKEIADLGDQVAAPDLWDDQDNATRVTGRLSLLQGELNKFTELDTRIGDLELMVEMAQEEGDADTLAESEAELGRIKKAVESLEIRTLLSGEYDAREALVTIRSGAGGVDAADFAEMLMRMYVRWAERNKYPVEVFDTSYAEEAGLKSATFAVHAPYAYGTLSVEAGTHRLVRISPFDNQGRRQTSFAAVEVVPVLEQTDEIDLDENDIKVDVYRSSGPGGQSVNTTDSAVRLTHIPTGTVVSCQNEKSQLQNKAAAMIVLKAKLLALKKAEEEAQLKELKGDVAASWGDQMRNYVLNPYQIVKDLRTTHEVGNPQAVFDGDIDGFLEAGIRWRRGAEKAEQN; encoded by the coding sequence GTGGCAGGCCCCGAATTCGACACCGAGATCAAGCAGCTCCAGGCAACGATGCAGACCATCGGCCAGGTGCTGGACCTGGACGCGATGCGCAAGGAGATCGCCGACCTCGGCGACCAGGTCGCCGCGCCCGACCTCTGGGACGACCAGGACAACGCCACCCGCGTCACCGGCCGCCTCTCCCTGCTGCAGGGTGAGCTCAACAAGTTCACCGAGCTCGACACCCGCATCGGCGACCTCGAGCTGATGGTCGAGATGGCGCAGGAGGAGGGCGACGCCGACACGCTGGCCGAGTCCGAGGCCGAGCTCGGCCGGATCAAGAAGGCCGTCGAGAGCCTGGAGATCCGCACGCTGCTCTCGGGGGAGTACGACGCCCGCGAGGCTCTGGTCACGATCCGCTCCGGCGCCGGTGGCGTCGACGCCGCCGACTTCGCCGAGATGCTGATGCGGATGTACGTCCGCTGGGCCGAGCGCAACAAGTACCCGGTCGAGGTCTTCGACACCTCCTACGCCGAGGAGGCCGGACTGAAGTCCGCCACCTTCGCGGTCCACGCTCCATACGCCTACGGCACCCTGTCCGTCGAGGCCGGCACCCACCGCCTGGTGCGGATCAGCCCCTTCGACAACCAGGGCCGCCGCCAGACCTCCTTCGCCGCCGTCGAGGTCGTGCCCGTGCTGGAGCAGACCGACGAGATCGACCTCGACGAGAACGACATCAAGGTCGACGTCTACCGCTCCTCGGGCCCCGGTGGCCAGTCGGTCAACACCACCGACTCGGCGGTGCGCCTGACCCACATCCCGACCGGCACGGTCGTGTCCTGCCAGAACGAGAAGTCGCAGCTGCAGAACAAGGCCGCCGCGATGATCGTGCTCAAGGCCAAGCTGCTCGCGCTGAAGAAGGCCGAGGAGGAGGCGCAGCTCAAGGAGCTCAAGGGCGACGTCGCCGCATCCTGGGGCGACCAGATGCGCAACTACGTGCTCAACCCCTACCAGATCGTCAAGGACCTGCGTACGACCCATGAGGTCGGCAACCCGCAGGCGGTCTTCGACGGCGACATCGACGGGTTCTTGGAGGCCGGCATCCGCTGGCGCCGGGGCGCGGAGAAGGCCGAGCAGAACTGA
- a CDS encoding C40 family peptidase, whose amino-acid sequence MSKSVSRPAHRGAPRPFRTPNVSIARTIAGSLNGHGKLAGRVTLASGIAAGALVAVPAANAAPVTHESTVASATVVEAPVMEPTATPAAMVTDIKQLDRAVDEQQRKAEAARKAAEAKRQAAIAAKKAAEEKKKEEAAAKAYAESQSGKIEKAISVASEQIGDPYVWGATGPDSFDCSGLTQYAYGAAGIELPRVSGAQAGSLPTIPNDQVKRGDLIFFGDPVYHVGIFLRWENGQAIMLHAPKPGAQVREEPAWDGWFAGSVHQAA is encoded by the coding sequence ATGTCCAAGTCCGTATCTCGTCCTGCCCATCGGGGCGCACCACGTCCGTTCCGGACGCCCAACGTCTCGATCGCCCGGACGATCGCAGGGTCCCTCAACGGCCACGGCAAGCTCGCCGGCCGGGTCACCCTGGCCAGCGGGATCGCCGCTGGCGCCCTCGTAGCGGTGCCCGCGGCCAACGCCGCCCCGGTCACCCATGAGTCGACCGTCGCGTCGGCCACCGTCGTCGAGGCTCCGGTCATGGAGCCCACCGCCACCCCGGCTGCGATGGTGACCGACATCAAGCAGCTCGACCGCGCGGTCGACGAGCAGCAGCGCAAGGCGGAGGCGGCCCGCAAGGCCGCCGAGGCCAAGCGCCAGGCAGCCATCGCGGCCAAGAAGGCCGCGGAGGAGAAGAAGAAGGAAGAGGCCGCGGCCAAGGCGTACGCCGAGAGCCAGTCCGGCAAGATCGAGAAGGCCATCAGCGTCGCCTCGGAGCAGATCGGTGACCCCTACGTCTGGGGCGCCACCGGTCCGGACTCGTTCGACTGCTCGGGTCTGACGCAGTACGCCTACGGTGCCGCCGGCATCGAGCTGCCGCGGGTCTCGGGGGCGCAGGCAGGTTCGCTGCCGACCATCCCGAACGACCAGGTCAAGCGCGGCGACCTGATCTTCTTCGGTGACCCCGTCTACCACGTCGGCATCTTCCTGCGCTGGGAGAACGGCCAAGCGATCATGCTGCACGCCCCGAAGCCGGGCGCCCAGGTTCGCGAAGAGCCTGCGTGGGACGGCTGGTTCGCCGGCTCGGTCCACCAGGCCGCCTGA
- a CDS encoding response regulator transcription factor has product MSNSVLVVEDQEDIAAPLVRTLQREGYDVTWVDSGKKALELLAPPYEAELVLLDLGLPDMDGLEVCKAVRDNGYEGGIMILTARDAEIDLVVGLDAGADDYLAKPFALAVLQARVRALLRRSGPVEPGDDDDALRIDVAAHRVYAGDREVALTGKEFALLAVLAASRDKVVSRDRLMAEVWDENWYGSTKTLDVTVGRLRQKLEAAGVLEKVVAVRGVGFRLEAAE; this is encoded by the coding sequence ATGTCTAACTCCGTGCTCGTCGTAGAAGACCAAGAGGACATCGCCGCTCCGCTGGTGCGCACGCTGCAGCGTGAGGGCTATGACGTCACCTGGGTCGACTCCGGCAAGAAGGCGTTGGAGCTGCTGGCGCCGCCCTACGAGGCCGAGCTCGTGCTGCTCGACCTCGGCCTTCCCGACATGGACGGGCTGGAGGTCTGCAAGGCCGTGCGCGACAACGGCTACGAGGGCGGCATCATGATCCTCACCGCCCGCGACGCCGAGATCGACCTGGTCGTCGGGCTCGACGCCGGGGCCGACGACTACCTGGCCAAGCCGTTCGCGCTGGCCGTGCTGCAGGCGCGGGTCCGTGCGCTGCTGCGCCGCTCGGGCCCGGTCGAGCCCGGTGACGACGACGATGCCCTGCGCATCGACGTGGCCGCCCACCGGGTCTACGCCGGTGACCGCGAGGTCGCCCTGACCGGCAAGGAGTTCGCGCTCCTGGCCGTCCTGGCCGCCTCCCGCGACAAGGTGGTCTCCCGCGACCGGCTGATGGCCGAGGTGTGGGACGAGAACTGGTACGGCTCGACCAAGACCCTCGACGTCACCGTCGGACGCCTGCGTCAGAAGCTCGAGGCAGCCGGTGTGCTGGAGAAGGTCGTCGCGGTCCGCGGCGTCGGTTTCAGGCTCGAGGCGGCGGAGTAG
- the ligD gene encoding non-homologous end-joining DNA ligase has protein sequence MVEREEVRVEVDGRVLTLTNLSKVLYPRTGMTKGEVLNYYAQVAPVLLPQLQDRAVTRIRWPHGIGDMSFFEKNAPAGTPSWVRTVTVPTTGSRTADHQEGTLTFPILDSLAALTWAANLSALELHVHQWTVDGDGTPAGADRIVIDLDPGEPAGLQECCQVALLVRDALGERGLAATPVLSGSKGLHLYAALPEPVEPEVATALAKEIAEELQKANPTKVTATMTKSRRSGKVFLDWSQNSGSKTTICPYSLRGKEIPKVAAPITWQEVESGAEDPLGIEQLGPNDVITRVSVSGDPFTSPTGP, from the coding sequence ATGGTCGAACGAGAAGAGGTACGCGTCGAGGTCGACGGCAGGGTCCTGACCCTGACCAACCTCAGCAAGGTCCTCTACCCGCGCACCGGCATGACCAAGGGCGAGGTGCTCAACTACTACGCCCAGGTCGCGCCGGTGCTCCTCCCGCAGCTCCAGGACCGCGCCGTGACGAGGATCCGCTGGCCGCACGGCATCGGCGACATGTCGTTCTTCGAGAAGAACGCACCCGCGGGCACCCCGAGCTGGGTCCGCACCGTCACCGTCCCGACCACCGGGTCACGTACGGCAGACCACCAAGAAGGCACGCTCACCTTCCCGATCCTCGACAGTCTCGCGGCGCTCACCTGGGCCGCCAACCTCTCCGCGCTGGAGCTGCACGTCCACCAGTGGACGGTCGACGGCGACGGCACCCCGGCAGGTGCCGACCGGATCGTGATCGACCTCGATCCCGGCGAACCGGCCGGCCTCCAGGAGTGCTGCCAGGTCGCGCTGCTGGTGCGCGACGCCCTCGGCGAGCGTGGCCTCGCCGCGACGCCGGTGCTCAGCGGGAGCAAGGGCTTGCACCTCTACGCCGCTCTGCCGGAGCCCGTCGAGCCTGAGGTCGCCACGGCGCTGGCCAAGGAGATCGCCGAGGAGCTGCAGAAGGCCAACCCGACCAAGGTGACCGCGACGATGACGAAAAGCCGCAGGTCAGGGAAGGTATTTCTCGACTGGTCACAGAATTCTGGCTCCAAGACGACGATCTGCCCCTACTCGCTGCGAGGCAAGGAGATCCCGAAGGTCGCGGCACCGATCACCTGGCAGGAGGTCGAGAGCGGAGCCGAAGATCCCCTGGGAATCGAGCAACTGGGACCTAACGATGTGATCACGCGGGTATCAGTTTCAGGGGATCCCTTCACAAGTCCTACAGGCCCCTAA
- the ligD gene encoding non-homologous end-joining DNA ligase gives MPPMLRPMLATPGDHPPLGDAWVHEVKWDGIRLLGASEEGRTQTRLVTRNGNDATPAWPEIATGPERDVVVDGEVIALNDAGLPDFRVLMDRMHNRDARRAARFAERIPATYMVFDLLRLDGRLLVEEPWAERRKILERLVESGDLSSWQVPQTYDDGQMLHAVTREQGLEGIVSKRRSSRYRPGERTKDWVKLAHRYRASLVVGGWRPEVGTEGGTERLGALLVGQPTPDGLVYRGRVGSGIGGKRGRRLAELLRETPRSPFAGPDVDRDGGVPPEDARGTHWVEPLLVVEVETHGSAVAAATYKGRLRQPSFIGIRDDIEPKDL, from the coding sequence ATGCCCCCGATGCTGCGTCCCATGCTGGCCACCCCCGGTGACCACCCGCCCCTGGGTGACGCATGGGTCCATGAGGTCAAGTGGGATGGCATCCGGCTCCTCGGCGCGTCCGAGGAAGGACGTACGCAGACCCGACTCGTCACGCGCAACGGCAACGACGCCACCCCCGCCTGGCCCGAGATCGCGACGGGCCCGGAACGCGATGTCGTCGTCGACGGTGAGGTGATCGCGCTCAACGACGCCGGGCTGCCCGACTTCCGGGTGCTGATGGACCGGATGCACAACCGCGACGCCCGCCGCGCGGCGCGGTTCGCGGAGCGGATCCCGGCGACCTACATGGTCTTCGACCTGCTCCGGCTCGACGGACGGCTGCTCGTCGAGGAGCCGTGGGCCGAGCGCCGCAAGATCCTCGAGCGGCTCGTCGAGAGCGGCGACCTGTCCAGCTGGCAGGTGCCGCAGACCTACGACGACGGCCAGATGCTGCACGCGGTGACGCGGGAGCAGGGCCTGGAGGGGATCGTGTCCAAGCGCCGCAGCAGCCGCTACCGGCCGGGGGAGCGCACCAAGGACTGGGTGAAGCTGGCCCACCGCTACCGTGCCTCGCTCGTGGTCGGCGGCTGGCGACCGGAGGTGGGCACCGAGGGAGGCACCGAGCGGCTCGGCGCCCTGCTCGTCGGACAGCCGACACCCGACGGGCTGGTCTACCGCGGGCGGGTCGGCAGCGGCATCGGCGGCAAGCGGGGCCGGCGTCTCGCCGAGCTCCTCCGCGAGACGCCGCGCAGCCCGTTCGCCGGGCCCGACGTCGACCGCGACGGGGGAGTGCCTCCGGAGGATGCCCGCGGCACCCACTGGGTCGAGCCGCTCCTCGTGGTCGAGGTCGAGACCCATGGCAGCGCCGTCGCCGCCGCGACGTACAAGGGCCGGCTGCGGCAGCCGAGCTTCATCGGCATCCGCGACGACATCGAGCCGAAGGATCTGTGA
- a CDS encoding Ku protein has product MRAIWKGAVSFGLVSVPVKLYSATESHDVSFRQVHVADGGRIRYQRICSIDGEEVPYSEIAKGYETEDGEMVVLTDDDFANLPTTSSREIAVEKFVPADQIDPMLFEKSYYLEPENTGVKPYALLRQALRDADRVALVTVALRQRTTVAALRVRETDNGDVIVLQTMMWPDEIRVPDFNVDAGEIKDSEIKMANMLVETLAGDFHAEEFSDDYADAVDAMVKAKIEGGEVERTPTSTKTSGEVVDLLAALQRSVAAAKKSRGEPSDDEGSPDEAEEKKAKKSKAS; this is encoded by the coding sequence ATGCGCGCGATCTGGAAGGGCGCTGTCTCGTTCGGGCTGGTCAGCGTGCCTGTGAAGCTCTACTCGGCGACCGAGTCGCACGACGTCTCCTTCCGGCAGGTGCACGTCGCCGACGGCGGCCGGATCCGCTATCAGCGGATCTGTTCGATCGACGGCGAGGAGGTGCCCTACTCCGAGATCGCGAAGGGCTACGAGACCGAGGACGGCGAGATGGTCGTGCTCACCGACGACGACTTCGCCAACCTGCCCACGACCTCCTCGCGCGAGATCGCGGTGGAGAAGTTCGTGCCGGCCGACCAGATCGACCCGATGCTCTTCGAGAAGAGCTACTACCTCGAGCCGGAGAACACCGGGGTCAAGCCCTACGCGCTGCTGCGCCAGGCGCTCCGCGACGCCGACCGGGTCGCGTTGGTGACCGTCGCGCTGCGCCAGCGCACCACGGTCGCCGCCCTGCGGGTGCGCGAGACCGACAACGGCGACGTGATCGTGCTGCAGACGATGATGTGGCCCGACGAGATCCGGGTGCCCGACTTCAACGTCGACGCCGGCGAGATCAAGGACTCCGAGATCAAGATGGCCAACATGCTCGTCGAGACCCTGGCCGGCGACTTCCACGCCGAGGAGTTCTCCGACGACTACGCCGACGCCGTCGACGCGATGGTGAAGGCCAAGATCGAGGGCGGCGAGGTGGAGCGCACGCCCACTTCCACCAAGACCTCCGGCGAGGTCGTCGACCTGCTCGCCGCGCTGCAGCGCTCCGTCGCGGCGGCGAAGAAGTCGCGCGGCGAGCCCAGCGATGACGAAGGAAGCCCGGACGAGGCCGAGGAGAAGAAGGCCAAGAAGTCGAAGGCGTCCTAG